A stretch of DNA from Gimesia chilikensis:
AAGGAGATGTGCAGGTCGGCGTGCCGAACCCCTATCCGATTTCCTATCGTTCTATCCGTCCTCGAAAGTCTGAGTGTCAGAACTTGCTGGTGCCGGTTGCAATGGCTGCTTCGCATATCGCCTACGGCTCCATTCGTATGGAGCCCGTATTTATGGTCTTGGGACAGTCTGCAGCGACTGCAGCCAGTCAGGCCATTGATGCTGATTCCGCAGTACAGGACATCGATTACCCCACATTAAGGAAAAAGCTTCTCCAAGACAAACAAATCCTGATCTGGACTGGTCCGCGTAAGGAACCACCGATTCGCGTCAAATCGCTGGCAGGTATCGTAGTGGATGATCGAGACGCCCGGAGTTCACTCGGCTGGAAAAAAAGTTCGTCCGTCACTCCCTATGTCGGACAGGGCTATCAGCATGACGGCGACACTGATAAGGGAAATCGGAAAATTGTCTTCACTGCAGAGATTCCGCAGGATGGCATTTACGAAGTGCGTGTGTACTACGTTCCCTCATCCAACCGCGCCACTAATGTTCCTTACGAACTGCAGACTGCTGAGGGACCAGTGACCGTTCGTGTCAACCAGCGTAAAAAGCCCGAGCAGGGTAAATATCAGGTGCTCGGGACATTTCTGTTCAAATCAGGAAAACAGGAAATTCTCACTGTTTCGAACCAGGGGACCGATGGGCATGTCATTGTAGATGCCCTGCAACTGGTTCCCCTCGAGTCGAAATAAGAGGAAGCGACAGCAGGCACTCGATGAAAAAGCAGGCACAGCGTTTTTCATTCAGCATTACTGCGAACGGGAAGGTTTCTCATGCGACAGCTTTGTTTCAGGTTCTCTCTCTATTCCTGCCTGATTATTTTCACAACATTATTGACCGCGCAGCAGCTGCACGCGGATCTGTTTACTTACATCAATGAAGAAGGAGCCTTAGTAACCGAGGAAGCGACATTATACGGCTCTGGAAAAGAAGCGGGCGAGATGCTGCACGCGCTGCTCAAGCCGGATGGATCTCTGACTCTCGTACCTCAGGGGAAGATCCAGAAACGGGAACTGAAGGCACCCCCTAAACCCCTGACCGTCGAACAAATGGCCAAAAACCTCGAGCAGAAGTTTGGCGCGAAAACGTTTCGCTACTACATCGAAAAGCCATTCGTCATCGGCATCGTGCTGGCGGCACCGCTGGATGGTTCGGATCGAACCGAAGTCCGCGTGCAGTCGTTCATGAAAAAAGCGGGACGCTTCATGCACAATGTGGACGTCATTTTCGAAACCTATTCGCGGAAGATGGGGATCGAACTGCAGGATTATGAATTCCCGATGGCCATGCTGATTTTCGAGTCGGACGACGACTTCGAAAGCTTCGCGAAAGAAACTACCGGCCTGGGTGACGGCGCGTCGAATGTGCTGGCTTACTATTCGGGGATCTCCAATAACCTGATTCTCCGCATGAGTGAATGCAGTTCGTTTGATACACCGCTGCACGAAGCCATTCACCTGCAGACCACCAATCGCGGTGTGGTCAAACGCCTGGCACCGGTTCCCACCTGGTTTATGGAAGGAATTGCGACCGGCTTTGAAGGGGATGGCGACCGGATCAACGTCAGCCCGGAGCGGATCAATACGCATTATGCTCTTCTGTCGGGTATCGCGAAGCTCCTCAACTGGGGAGAAGTCGTGGCCCTCAATGGCGTCTTTCAGGGAAGCATCCTTTCCGGGGATGCTTACGTGCATGCCTGGGGACTGCACTGGATGCTGGTGACGCAATACCCCGATGAATATGTCAAGTACGTTCAGCACCTTTCGGCCATGGAGCCATTCGAGGAGTCCTCGCCGAAACAGCGCTACGACGACTTTGTCAAGATAATGAAAGTCCGTCCCGAATCGCTGCAGCTGCGGTTTAAAGTGGAACTGATTCAGGCAATCCTCAATCAGAAAATCAAACTACCGCCGCTCGAAGACCGGACAGTCCATCTGGAAAAACACAAACAGGAAATGGCCATCGTTAAAGTGACGGCGACCGCTTATTCCCGA
This window harbors:
- a CDS encoding DUF1570 domain-containing protein; amino-acid sequence: MRQLCFRFSLYSCLIIFTTLLTAQQLHADLFTYINEEGALVTEEATLYGSGKEAGEMLHALLKPDGSLTLVPQGKIQKRELKAPPKPLTVEQMAKNLEQKFGAKTFRYYIEKPFVIGIVLAAPLDGSDRTEVRVQSFMKKAGRFMHNVDVIFETYSRKMGIELQDYEFPMAMLIFESDDDFESFAKETTGLGDGASNVLAYYSGISNNLILRMSECSSFDTPLHEAIHLQTTNRGVVKRLAPVPTWFMEGIATGFEGDGDRINVSPERINTHYALLSGIAKLLNWGEVVALNGVFQGSILSGDAYVHAWGLHWMLVTQYPDEYVKYVQHLSAMEPFEESSPKQRYDDFVKIMKVRPESLQLRFKVELIQAILNQKIKLPPLEDRTVHLEKHKQEMAIVKVTATAYSRLAPPRIEGWLQNISPFRPMTFHVTVQTDAGTYAEWYLPEVGIRRKVKLNPQIARQLMRGGQGGQWKTYHVEVESAYPGSETAQAWAAGRLPVPVVSRRVEIQSGN